The following are encoded in a window of Citrobacter freundii genomic DNA:
- the dnaJ gene encoding molecular chaperone DnaJ — protein sequence MAKQDYYEILGVSKTAEEREIKKAYKRLAMKFHPDRNQGDKEAEAKFKEIKEAYEILTDAQKRAAYDQYGHAAFEQGGMGGGGGFGGGADFSDIFGDVFGDIFGGGRGRQRASRGADLRYNMDLTLEEAVRGVTKEIRIPTLEECDVCHGSGAKSGTQPQTCPTCHGSGQVQMRQGFFAVQQTCPHCQGRGTLIKDPCNKCHGHGRVEKSKTLSVKIPAGVDTGDRIRLSGEGEAGEHGAPSGDLYVQVQVKQHPIFEREGNNLYCEVPINFAMAALGGEIEVPTLDGRVKLKVPGETQTGKLFRMRGKGVKSVRGGAQGDLLCRVVVETPVGLNDKQKQLLKDLQDSFGGPTGEQNSPRSKSFFDGVKKFFDDLTR from the coding sequence ATGGCTAAGCAAGACTATTACGAGATTTTGGGCGTTTCCAAAACAGCGGAAGAGCGTGAAATCAAAAAGGCCTATAAGCGCCTGGCCATGAAATTTCACCCGGACCGTAACCAGGGTGATAAAGAGGCCGAAGCCAAATTCAAAGAGATCAAAGAAGCCTACGAGATCCTGACCGACGCGCAAAAACGCGCGGCTTACGATCAGTACGGTCATGCTGCGTTTGAGCAAGGCGGTATGGGCGGCGGTGGCGGTTTCGGCGGCGGTGCTGACTTCAGCGATATCTTTGGTGACGTGTTTGGCGATATCTTTGGCGGTGGTCGTGGCCGTCAGCGCGCCTCACGTGGTGCGGATTTACGTTACAACATGGATCTCACTCTGGAAGAAGCCGTGCGTGGCGTCACCAAAGAGATCCGTATTCCTACGCTGGAAGAGTGTGACGTTTGCCACGGCAGCGGCGCGAAATCCGGGACTCAGCCGCAGACCTGTCCGACCTGTCACGGTTCCGGTCAGGTGCAGATGCGTCAGGGTTTCTTTGCCGTACAGCAGACCTGTCCACACTGTCAGGGCCGCGGTACGCTGATTAAAGATCCGTGCAACAAATGTCACGGGCATGGCCGCGTAGAGAAGAGCAAAACACTGTCCGTTAAAATCCCGGCAGGGGTTGATACCGGTGACCGTATTCGTTTATCTGGTGAAGGCGAAGCGGGTGAGCATGGCGCACCGTCAGGCGATTTGTACGTTCAGGTGCAGGTGAAACAGCACCCGATTTTCGAACGTGAAGGAAATAACCTGTACTGTGAAGTGCCGATCAACTTTGCGATGGCTGCGCTGGGCGGCGAGATTGAAGTCCCGACGCTGGATGGCCGGGTGAAGTTAAAAGTCCCTGGCGAAACGCAAACCGGTAAACTTTTCCGTATGCGTGGTAAAGGCGTTAAGTCGGTACGCGGTGGTGCTCAGGGCGATCTGCTGTGTCGCGTGGTGGTTGAAACCCCGGTTGGTTTGAACGACAAGCAGAAACAGTTGCTGAAAGATCTGCAGGACAGTTTTGGCGGCCCAACGGGCGAACAAAACAGCCCGCGTTCTAAAAGCTTCTTCGACGGCGTGAAGAAGTTCTTTGACGACCTGACGCGTTAA